The Halotia branconii CENA392 region TATTGAGAGGACTTACGCAAAACTAGACACTGTTTTCACTAAAAATGAGTTTTTTATACTAAGTAGCTTTAATAATATTTATAAATAAATAAACAGTAACGATTATCTGCTGTTCGTTCATAACTCAATTTATCAGCGATCGCCGCCATAATTTTCAACCCGCGTCCCCTCTCTTGATGATTTTCTTCAAGTGCAGATGTTGCTTGTAATTGTTTCTCTAAATCAAAATCTTCACTTTGAGATAATATATGTATTTCTATGTGTTCATTTGAGCGCAAAACTGTTATTTCGATGGGAGTTTCTCTAGGCAAATTTCTATGCCCGTGTTCAACAATGTTAGTAAAGCCTTCTATTAGTAAGGTTTGACATTGCCACCAAATTTGTTGGTTAGGTATAGGTGGTTGATTAATTTGCTCAAACCAAGATAAAACATTAGATAATAGTGCTAAGTCTGTATTAAATTTTAAATTAATTTGATTATTCACTTTTTCGTTACTGCAATATTTAGCTTCAATGATATGCGGAAAATATTTTATTTAATTTGAGTATATTCACTATACATTACTCTGGAAATTATGGGTAAGTTGAAATTGGGTGCATCCCAGTTTTTATTTTCCAATGAGATAATAACTGTCATTGCGAGGAGGAACGACGAAGCAATCGCATCGACTCGCTCTTAGTTGGAGGATTTTGCGATTGCTTCGCTTCGCTCGCAATGATATTCAAAAAAGTGGGATGCTCCCGTTGAAATTAATCAATTATTAAATTGTCTTTCTATTTATTCAGATATAATTTATGGTAAAAATTCTAGTTATTGATGATGACCCAATTGTAAGGACAGTACTCAAAAGAACACTCCAGAATCAGGGTTATGAAACTACTGTTGTCAACAATGGCGAAGAAGGAATTGCT contains the following coding sequences:
- a CDS encoding ATP-binding protein; the encoded protein is MNNQINLKFNTDLALLSNVLSWFEQINQPPIPNQQIWWQCQTLLIEGFTNIVEHGHRNLPRETPIEITVLRSNEHIEIHILSQSEDFDLEKQLQATSALEENHQERGRGLKIMAAIADKLSYERTADNRYCLFIYKYY